The following are encoded together in the Pseudidiomarina andamanensis genome:
- the flgF gene encoding flagellar basal-body rod protein FlgF — MDAILYTAMNGARQTLDEQSVVTNNLSNASTTGFRAQLAAARAVPVNGAGVFDTRVAAVTTTGLFDTSAGAIQTTERDLDVALDQANWLAVQTPDGEAYTKRGDLQVDADGQLMVNGMPVLGDGGPILLPLGTQVSIGNDGTISGIGMGGNANELVPLDRIKLVRVDQPNQLQRSDDGWFRTPAGAALQRDENAQLVSGALEGSNVNTIEAMVAMIDTQRRYDLNMSVISTADESAQQANSLLSVRG, encoded by the coding sequence ATGGATGCCATTTTATACACGGCCATGAATGGGGCTCGCCAGACTCTCGATGAGCAGTCAGTGGTGACCAATAACTTGAGTAATGCATCAACGACCGGTTTTCGGGCGCAGCTTGCTGCTGCTCGAGCGGTGCCGGTCAATGGTGCAGGTGTATTCGACACGCGAGTGGCAGCAGTGACCACCACCGGCTTGTTCGATACCTCAGCGGGCGCTATTCAAACCACTGAACGTGATTTAGATGTGGCATTAGACCAAGCCAATTGGTTAGCGGTGCAAACACCTGATGGCGAAGCATACACCAAGCGCGGAGACCTTCAGGTTGATGCTGACGGACAACTGATGGTGAACGGTATGCCGGTATTAGGCGATGGCGGACCCATTTTGTTGCCGCTTGGCACCCAAGTTTCTATCGGTAATGACGGCACAATTAGTGGCATTGGTATGGGCGGTAACGCCAATGAGTTAGTGCCGCTAGATAGAATCAAATTGGTGCGTGTAGATCAGCCAAACCAGCTTCAACGCAGCGATGATGGCTGGTTCCGTACACCGGCTGGTGCGGCATTGCAGCGTGATGAAAATGCGCAGTTGGTTTCTGGCGCTCTCGAGGGTAGCAACGTGAACACTATTGAAGCGATGGTGGCAATGATTGATACACAGCGTCGCTATGATCTCAATATGAGTGTGATTTCAACCGCCGATGAATCGGCGCAACAAGCCAATAGTTTGCTCTCAGTGAGAGGCTAA
- the flgG gene encoding flagellar basal-body rod protein FlgG codes for MIKALWTAKTGLTAQQQQLDVITNNLANVNTSGFKRSRAVFEDLLYQNMRQPGAMNNAQDSLPSGLQVGTGVRAVATERLHTQGSLNNTENSRDLAISGKGYFQVLMPDGSVAYTRDGSFQVNQDGQMVTANGFPLEPAIFLPANAMSVTIGQDGIVTVTQPGNTQNMQVGQITLAMFMNDAGLEARGGNLYVETQASGAPTESLPGMNGAGTLFQGFVEASNVNVVEEMVNMIQTQRAYEINSRAISSSDEMLARLSQL; via the coding sequence ATGATTAAAGCTTTATGGACAGCCAAAACAGGTTTAACGGCACAGCAGCAACAGCTGGACGTGATTACCAATAACTTGGCAAACGTGAACACCTCAGGCTTCAAACGTTCTCGCGCAGTTTTTGAAGACTTGTTGTACCAAAACATGCGTCAGCCAGGTGCCATGAACAATGCCCAAGACAGCCTACCGTCTGGTTTGCAAGTAGGTACCGGCGTGCGCGCTGTAGCGACCGAGCGATTACATACGCAAGGTAGTTTAAATAATACTGAGAACTCACGTGATTTAGCCATTAGCGGCAAAGGCTATTTCCAAGTCTTGATGCCAGACGGCTCTGTTGCTTATACCCGCGATGGTAGCTTTCAGGTGAATCAGGATGGTCAAATGGTGACCGCCAACGGCTTCCCTTTAGAGCCGGCCATTTTCCTGCCAGCAAACGCGATGAGTGTGACGATTGGTCAAGACGGTATTGTGACGGTGACTCAACCGGGCAACACGCAAAACATGCAAGTAGGGCAAATTACGCTTGCGATGTTTATGAATGATGCTGGCCTCGAAGCGCGTGGCGGTAACTTATATGTGGAAACGCAAGCATCAGGTGCGCCAACCGAATCTTTACCGGGTATGAACGGTGCAGGAACCCTGTTCCAAGGGTTCGTTGAGGCTTCTAACGTGAACGTGGTGGAAGAAATGGTCAATATGATTCAAACCCAACGCGCCTACGAAATTAATAGTCGAGCTATTTCAAGTAGCGACGAGATGCTGGCGCGTTTAAGTCAGCTGTAA
- a CDS encoding flagellar basal body L-ring protein FlgH — protein MRALVVVIGGLVLSGCSSSPPEPVVVEAYDPVVIPKNAAAEPNGAIYQAQNGYIPLFEDQRPRRSGDIITIVLEEQVSATKNASSQSSRASNIGMDLEGLPDALEELAEYGFNIGSANDFAGSGGSSASNQFSGIITVQVMHVLPNGNLRVRGEKQIAINQGTEYIRFSGVVNPRSINGQNSVLSSAVADARLEYIGDGYINQAQKQGWLQRFFNYVAPF, from the coding sequence ATGCGCGCACTAGTTGTAGTCATCGGTGGTTTGGTATTGTCCGGTTGCAGCAGTTCACCACCAGAACCAGTGGTGGTTGAAGCTTATGATCCTGTTGTGATTCCTAAAAACGCTGCGGCGGAGCCTAACGGCGCAATTTATCAAGCGCAAAACGGCTACATTCCGCTATTTGAAGACCAACGGCCACGTCGCTCTGGTGACATCATTACCATTGTGCTTGAAGAGCAAGTGAGTGCCACCAAGAATGCGTCATCACAGTCGTCACGTGCCAGCAACATTGGAATGGATCTAGAAGGTTTACCGGACGCTTTGGAAGAGCTTGCTGAGTATGGCTTTAATATTGGTAGTGCGAATGACTTTGCTGGTTCAGGTGGTAGCAGCGCATCGAATCAATTCTCCGGCATTATCACCGTTCAAGTGATGCATGTATTACCTAACGGCAACTTGCGTGTGCGTGGCGAGAAGCAAATCGCGATTAACCAAGGCACCGAGTACATTCGTTTTTCCGGCGTCGTGAATCCGCGCAGCATTAATGGACAAAATAGTGTGCTTTCAAGCGCGGTTGCTGATGCGCGCCTTGAATACATTGGTGATGGCTATATCAATCAAGCCCAAAAGCAGGGTTGGTTGCAGCGCTTCTTTAATTATGTCGCGCCGTTTTAA
- a CDS encoding flagellar basal body P-ring protein FlgI produces MLRQLFVLLAVATIVMGSAQAERIKDLADFAGVRSNSLVGYGLVVGLDGSGDQTMQAPFTGQSMTNMLAQLGVTIPPGTNMQLRNVAAVMVTASLPAFARPGQQLDIVVSSIGNARSLRGGTLLMTPLKGADGQVYALAQGNLLINGASAESQGSSAVINQQAGGRISGGATVERSVALDLGRTNLQLNLKEADFTTALNMVERINTTFGYTVATAIDGGSIELQSPQSANDRVRFMARVENIDVTPGAADPRVVINSRTGSVVLSGPVTLRQAAVAHGNLSVTISRQPFVSQPPAFSGGETVTGTTTDITIEQEEGSLQMVEGVELMAVVDALNSLGATPSDLMAILQALHASGALRAELEII; encoded by the coding sequence ATGTTGCGACAGTTATTTGTATTGCTAGCAGTAGCGACGATAGTGATGGGCAGTGCTCAGGCAGAGCGCATCAAAGATCTTGCCGATTTTGCTGGTGTACGCAGTAACAGTTTAGTTGGTTACGGTCTAGTGGTTGGCCTTGACGGTTCGGGTGACCAGACCATGCAGGCACCATTTACTGGCCAAAGTATGACGAACATGTTGGCGCAGTTGGGCGTGACCATTCCGCCGGGTACCAATATGCAGCTGCGCAACGTGGCGGCGGTGATGGTTACCGCATCGTTGCCAGCCTTTGCTCGCCCGGGGCAGCAGCTTGATATCGTGGTTTCTTCGATTGGTAATGCCCGCAGTTTGCGTGGCGGAACCCTGTTAATGACGCCATTGAAAGGTGCTGATGGTCAAGTTTATGCATTGGCACAAGGCAACTTATTAATTAACGGCGCCAGTGCAGAGTCACAAGGCTCGTCTGCAGTAATCAATCAACAAGCTGGTGGTCGCATTAGCGGTGGCGCAACCGTTGAACGTTCTGTGGCGCTTGATTTAGGGCGTACCAATTTGCAGTTGAACCTAAAAGAAGCGGATTTCACCACGGCTCTCAATATGGTTGAACGAATTAATACAACGTTCGGTTATACGGTAGCAACAGCCATTGATGGCGGCTCCATTGAATTACAAAGCCCACAAAGTGCGAATGATCGCGTTCGCTTTATGGCTCGTGTCGAAAATATTGATGTTACGCCGGGTGCGGCCGACCCGCGCGTGGTTATCAATTCTCGTACTGGTTCCGTGGTGTTAAGTGGTCCCGTAACGTTGCGGCAAGCTGCGGTTGCCCACGGGAATTTATCGGTCACCATTTCGCGTCAGCCGTTTGTCAGCCAACCACCTGCGTTTAGCGGTGGTGAGACAGTTACGGGCACCACCACTGATATTACGATTGAGCAAGAAGAAGGCTCTCTTCAGATGGTTGAAGGCGTTGAACTGATGGCCGTAGTTGATGCACTCAATAGTTTGGGTGCAACGCCGAGTGACCTGATGGCGATTTTACAGGCACTACATGCGTCTGGCGCATTGCGCGCTGAATTGGAGATCATCTAA
- a CDS encoding rod-binding protein — translation MANSVASVGLAIDAQQLNQLKKQSHADPDKAAAAAARQFEALFIQKMMKSMREAGGESELFNSSAMRTYSDMFDQQLATEVAGKGIGLAEQLLQQLHQEQGKKP, via the coding sequence ATGGCAAACTCAGTAGCTTCTGTCGGCTTGGCAATAGATGCGCAGCAGCTCAACCAGTTGAAAAAACAAAGTCACGCAGATCCAGACAAAGCTGCGGCAGCGGCGGCGCGTCAGTTTGAGGCGCTGTTTATTCAGAAAATGATGAAATCAATGCGCGAAGCGGGCGGCGAGTCGGAGCTCTTTAATAGCTCGGCCATGCGTACTTACTCCGACATGTTTGACCAACAACTAGCTACCGAGGTTGCTGGTAAAGGTATTGGCCTTGCGGAACAACTCTTGCAGCAACTGCACCAAGAGCAAGGCAAAAAACCATAA
- a CDS encoding flagellar basal body protein yields MSIFSIGLSGLRAAQTGLYATSGNISNVNTPGYNREIVQLGEKPYKRRPRQRG; encoded by the coding sequence ATGAGTATCTTTTCAATTGGTTTAAGTGGTTTACGTGCAGCGCAAACGGGGCTTTATGCCACCAGCGGAAACATCAGCAACGTAAATACACCGGGCTACAATCGCGAAATTGTGCAGCTGGGTGAGAAACCGTACAAGCGGCGTCCTCGTCAACGGGGTTGA
- the flgK gene encoding flagellar hook-associated protein FlgK — translation MRNRTSGVLVNGVERQFNQFVATRLNASSGSLASLETYYSQVRQIDNLLSDERSGLAPVMQEFFNALGQMNSSPADPAARAGVLGTASTLVSQFKSFDNYLQDIESSVNAEMKFEVDTINALTGQIGSLNKEILIARSGSGEAPNSLLNQRDKLVHDLSQRIDIRVHEQKSGSYTVSLNNGSPLVSGDTSYQLSALTDNSDPTRTAIFYNDVAGNQIQLKESTFNRGSLSGLMEFRSKSLDTMRNQLGQMVRVFADAFNQQHQAGVDLNQDPGQAMFDAGNPVAYSNSRNTGTGTAAVQISDSTALLAADYDIKLTDTGYEVRRVDSGKIVNATFDGATGTLAFNGLEVTMSGTVNQGDSFRVRPLVNQAQSFELLITEGSQLAAAQSTASGDNRNGLALLDLQNQMLVEGKGTFNQAYGTMVSTLGNQINVVQANLAAQEGLTEQLTALQQSESGVNLDEEAANLIRYQQYYQANAKVIETGSTILDTILQLR, via the coding sequence GTGAGAAACCGTACAAGCGGCGTCCTCGTCAACGGGGTTGAGCGTCAGTTTAACCAATTTGTAGCTACTCGCTTGAATGCTTCCAGCGGTTCATTGGCGTCACTTGAGACCTATTACAGCCAAGTACGTCAAATTGACAATTTGTTGTCAGATGAACGCTCCGGCTTAGCGCCAGTCATGCAAGAATTCTTTAATGCCCTTGGCCAAATGAACAGTAGCCCGGCGGACCCTGCCGCGCGCGCTGGCGTGTTGGGCACGGCAAGCACTTTAGTGAGCCAATTCAAGTCATTTGATAACTACCTGCAAGATATTGAAAGTAGCGTTAACGCCGAAATGAAATTTGAGGTCGATACCATAAATGCCCTTACCGGGCAGATAGGTTCCCTTAATAAAGAAATTTTAATTGCCCGATCAGGTAGCGGCGAAGCACCGAATAGTTTATTGAATCAGCGCGATAAATTAGTGCACGATTTATCGCAACGCATCGACATTCGCGTACATGAACAGAAGTCAGGTTCTTACACAGTATCGCTGAACAATGGTTCGCCATTAGTATCGGGTGATACAAGCTATCAACTTTCTGCGTTGACAGATAATTCTGATCCAACGCGCACAGCTATTTTCTATAACGATGTTGCTGGTAACCAAATTCAATTGAAAGAATCGACGTTTAACCGCGGTAGCTTAAGCGGTTTAATGGAGTTTCGGTCAAAGAGCCTCGACACCATGCGCAATCAACTCGGACAAATGGTTCGAGTATTTGCCGATGCATTTAACCAACAGCACCAAGCTGGAGTTGATTTAAACCAAGACCCTGGCCAAGCCATGTTTGATGCTGGTAACCCGGTGGCTTATAGCAATTCGCGAAATACTGGCACGGGTACAGCTGCGGTTCAAATTAGCGATTCTACTGCGTTACTTGCGGCTGATTATGATATCAAGTTAACCGATACAGGTTACGAGGTGCGTCGCGTAGACAGTGGTAAAATCGTTAATGCCACCTTTGATGGTGCGACCGGTACATTAGCGTTTAACGGCTTAGAAGTAACGATGTCAGGTACCGTGAATCAAGGCGATAGCTTCCGTGTACGCCCGTTAGTGAATCAAGCTCAAAGCTTTGAATTACTGATAACCGAAGGTTCGCAGTTAGCTGCAGCCCAATCAACGGCAAGCGGAGATAACCGAAACGGATTGGCGCTGCTGGATTTACAAAATCAGATGCTAGTGGAAGGTAAAGGTACCTTTAACCAAGCATACGGCACCATGGTGAGCACCTTAGGCAACCAAATTAATGTGGTTCAAGCGAACTTAGCTGCCCAAGAAGGTTTAACAGAACAGTTAACTGCGTTACAGCAGTCAGAATCGGGTGTGAATCTTGATGAAGAAGCAGCGAATCTCATTCGATACCAGCAGTACTATCAAGCCAATGCCAAAGTAATTGAGACCGGTTCCACCATTCTCGATACCATTTTGCAGTTACGCTAA
- the flgL gene encoding flagellar hook-associated protein FlgL: protein MRISTLTMYNQSVSSMNRQQTEFMKIGQQIASGKRIVNISDDPQAMTQAINIGQSKAVSSQFSDARVGVRNALSQEESVLNSVNDVYSRAKTLMVQASSDTLSDADRASVASELRGLYESLIGLGNTRDGNGRYLFGGYQDDTAPFIRDVNGDVSYVGHAEVREQQVDGDRRMAVGHSGDDIFRSVHSSAGYLADAGLTNQGTLQFNGINIVDSNHPDFGLAYDIEFADNAGQMQYRVNGGAWADYNDPTTVALGGIEVELEGAPATGDTLRVARGQDNNMDIFRTFEKALAVLDNAAVTDAQKSQRVNTLRTVMREFDNGMDNVLTTRAEVGARLNELDALDTIGSNRTLAYEQALSDLVDLDYVEAASQYSVRMVGLQAAQKAFVDMKDMSLFKFL, encoded by the coding sequence ATGCGAATTAGCACACTCACCATGTACAACCAAAGCGTGTCATCGATGAACCGGCAACAAACCGAATTCATGAAAATTGGGCAACAAATTGCCAGTGGCAAGCGTATCGTGAATATTTCTGATGATCCGCAAGCAATGACCCAAGCGATTAACATTGGTCAATCGAAAGCTGTTTCAAGTCAGTTTAGCGATGCCCGTGTGGGTGTCCGTAACGCGCTCTCGCAAGAAGAAAGTGTATTGAATTCAGTGAACGACGTGTATTCACGAGCAAAAACCTTGATGGTGCAGGCTTCGAGCGACACGTTGTCTGACGCCGACCGCGCTTCAGTTGCAAGCGAATTGCGCGGGTTGTATGAGTCATTGATTGGTTTGGGCAACACACGAGACGGCAATGGCCGGTATTTATTTGGCGGTTATCAAGATGACACCGCCCCCTTTATTCGTGATGTAAATGGCGATGTGAGTTACGTTGGGCACGCAGAGGTTCGTGAGCAGCAGGTTGATGGCGATCGTCGTATGGCGGTTGGCCATTCAGGCGACGATATATTTCGTTCAGTGCACAGTAGTGCTGGCTACCTTGCCGACGCAGGCTTGACTAACCAAGGCACGCTGCAGTTTAACGGTATTAATATCGTTGATTCGAATCATCCTGATTTCGGCTTAGCGTACGATATTGAGTTTGCTGATAATGCCGGCCAAATGCAGTATCGCGTTAATGGAGGAGCCTGGGCTGATTATAACGACCCGACCACGGTTGCTTTGGGTGGTATTGAAGTCGAGTTAGAAGGCGCTCCAGCTACTGGTGATACACTTCGTGTAGCACGAGGCCAAGATAATAATATGGATATTTTCCGAACGTTTGAGAAGGCATTAGCAGTGCTTGATAACGCAGCGGTAACGGATGCGCAAAAATCGCAACGCGTGAATACCTTACGTACGGTAATGCGCGAGTTTGATAATGGAATGGACAACGTATTAACCACCCGCGCGGAAGTTGGTGCACGACTGAATGAATTGGATGCCTTAGATACGATTGGTAGTAATCGTACGTTGGCGTACGAACAGGCGTTATCTGATCTCGTTGATTTAGATTATGTTGAAGCGGCATCGCAATATAGTGTGCGAATGGTTGGTTTGCAGGCGGCACAGAAGGCGTTTGTAGATATGAAAGACATGAGCCTGTTTAAGTTCCTTTAA
- the fliR gene encoding flagellar biosynthetic protein FliR, with translation MITVTFAQLQEWISLFLWPFCRFTGLLLIAPVFSHSSIPNQVKISLALIFSVIIAPVLPPLPNIPLFSWASFGIIVEQIIIGVTIGLVVQVVFAAVQAAGEYIGLQMGLAFATFFSPDSGANTMILSRVFYTFAILMFLAIDGHLIMLEILARSFELLPIGTLGLNADAFNQVARFGMVVFSSGILLALPVFGALLIVNLTLGILNRSAPQLTVFSVGFPMSLTLGLVLMTVLTTELGGYLQRLFRLGLDMVEQVLLTM, from the coding sequence ATGATTACGGTCACCTTCGCGCAACTTCAGGAATGGATTAGCTTATTCTTATGGCCATTCTGCCGCTTTACTGGGTTATTGCTGATAGCGCCAGTATTCAGCCACTCCAGCATTCCAAACCAAGTTAAAATTAGCTTAGCTCTAATATTTAGCGTTATTATTGCGCCGGTTTTGCCACCATTGCCGAATATTCCGTTATTTTCATGGGCTAGCTTCGGCATTATTGTCGAGCAAATCATCATCGGCGTGACTATAGGGCTTGTTGTTCAGGTTGTTTTCGCTGCCGTACAGGCCGCAGGTGAGTATATTGGCTTACAAATGGGTCTTGCCTTTGCCACCTTCTTTTCGCCTGATAGCGGTGCGAACACGATGATTCTCTCGCGCGTGTTCTATACCTTTGCAATCTTAATGTTTCTAGCTATTGATGGGCACTTGATTATGCTGGAAATTCTAGCTCGTTCATTTGAGTTATTGCCAATTGGCACACTTGGTTTGAATGCTGACGCGTTTAATCAAGTCGCGCGCTTCGGAATGGTGGTATTTAGTTCGGGAATTTTACTGGCGTTACCAGTTTTCGGCGCGCTGCTCATTGTGAACCTAACCCTCGGTATCTTGAACCGATCTGCTCCGCAGCTCACTGTTTTCTCGGTCGGTTTCCCGATGTCACTAACACTCGGTTTGGTACTAATGACGGTACTAACAACAGAACTAGGCGGCTATTTACAGCGCCTATTCCGCCTAGGCCTCGACATGGTCGAGCAAGTCCTCCTCACCATGTAA
- the fliQ gene encoding flagellar biosynthesis protein FliQ has translation MTPETVMTIAYQAMLLCVYLAGPLLLTALLLGLLISLFQAATQINEMTLSFIPKILGVLAVLVLIGPYLLQLIIDFTTRLFTNIPSMIQ, from the coding sequence ATGACACCTGAAACGGTCATGACTATTGCCTACCAAGCCATGCTACTTTGTGTCTACCTAGCTGGCCCGTTGCTACTCACTGCGTTGCTACTTGGTCTTCTGATAAGCCTATTTCAAGCCGCCACACAAATTAACGAGATGACCTTGAGCTTCATTCCGAAGATTCTCGGCGTACTCGCCGTGCTAGTACTTATTGGTCCTTACTTGCTCCAATTGATTATTGATTTCACCACGCGGTTATTCACCAATATTCCGTCCATGATTCAATAG
- the fliP gene encoding flagellar type III secretion system pore protein FliP (The bacterial flagellar biogenesis protein FliP forms a type III secretion system (T3SS)-type pore required for flagellar assembly.), with translation MRRIWLIIMTVAVFWLPLDALAQSIPGVLVEPTENGGQQWSLSLQTLLFLTSLTFLPAVILMMTCFVRLIIVFGLLRTAMGTQSAPPNQVLLGLALFLTFFIMAPVFNQIYDIAWLPFSQDNIDFPQFLELASGPLREFMLAQTREPDLALFANLADVGPIATPQDVPFHVLVPSFVTSELKTAFQIGFTIFIPFLIIDLVVASVLMALGMMMVPPATISLPFKLMLFVLVDGWQLLIGSLAASFYV, from the coding sequence ATGCGTCGTATTTGGTTAATAATCATGACTGTAGCCGTGTTTTGGTTGCCTCTTGACGCGTTAGCTCAGTCAATTCCTGGTGTTTTGGTTGAACCAACCGAAAATGGTGGCCAGCAATGGTCATTGTCGCTGCAAACCTTACTATTTTTAACGAGCCTTACTTTTTTACCAGCGGTTATCCTAATGATGACCTGCTTTGTGCGACTTATCATTGTTTTTGGCCTGTTAAGAACAGCCATGGGGACGCAATCGGCGCCACCTAACCAAGTTTTATTGGGGCTTGCGCTGTTTTTGACATTTTTCATCATGGCACCGGTTTTCAACCAAATTTACGACATTGCGTGGTTGCCATTTAGTCAAGACAATATCGATTTCCCACAGTTTTTAGAACTCGCATCTGGGCCATTACGTGAGTTCATGCTCGCCCAAACTCGCGAGCCTGATTTGGCACTATTCGCCAATCTTGCTGATGTTGGCCCTATTGCGACGCCACAAGACGTGCCGTTTCATGTGTTGGTGCCTTCATTTGTGACTAGCGAACTTAAAACTGCTTTCCAAATTGGTTTTACTATTTTTATCCCGTTCTTGATTATCGATTTGGTTGTAGCCAGCGTTTTAATGGCGCTCGGTATGATGATGGTGCCTCCGGCAACTATTTCATTACCGTTCAAACTCATGTTGTTTGTGCTGGTGGATGGCTGGCAGTTACTGATTGGCTCACTCGCAGCCAGTTTTTACGTGTAG
- the fliO gene encoding flagellar biosynthetic protein FliO — protein sequence MNEPTTVEVDSGLALLGQVTLVLILIIGIILLCAWLFRKLNGTSLGHSKLLNVVGSVAVGQRERVVIVEINDTWLVLGVAAGHVTKLHEMPAQERPEPQLNSFAARLQQALNKNTSAPSEEAK from the coding sequence ATGAACGAACCAACCACAGTAGAAGTTGATAGCGGCCTCGCTCTGCTTGGCCAAGTGACCCTAGTACTCATTTTAATTATTGGCATTATTCTGCTGTGTGCTTGGCTTTTCCGTAAACTCAATGGCACGTCATTAGGCCACTCGAAGTTGCTCAACGTTGTCGGTTCAGTCGCTGTTGGTCAGCGCGAACGCGTGGTCATTGTCGAAATCAACGATACCTGGCTGGTACTTGGCGTGGCTGCTGGCCATGTCACTAAGCTACATGAAATGCCAGCCCAAGAACGTCCAGAACCGCAATTAAATAGCTTTGCCGCGCGGTTACAACAAGCTCTAAATAAAAACACCTCAGCGCCATCTGAAGAGGCCAAGTAA
- the fliN gene encoding flagellar motor switch protein FliN: protein MTNKDKVNPDNEQDPWADALEEQADAAPDENANSVFKPLENTAQASSMNELDIIMDIPVKLSVELGRTRITIKQLLELAQGSVVELEGLAGEPMDILINGYLIAQGEVVVLDDKYGIRITEIVTPSERVQKLNR from the coding sequence ATGACGAATAAAGACAAAGTAAACCCAGATAACGAGCAAGACCCGTGGGCAGATGCATTGGAAGAACAAGCAGACGCAGCGCCAGATGAAAATGCCAATAGCGTATTCAAACCGTTAGAGAACACGGCGCAAGCAAGCTCAATGAATGAGCTGGATATCATCATGGATATTCCGGTGAAATTGAGTGTGGAATTAGGTCGTACCCGCATTACCATTAAACAACTGCTAGAATTAGCCCAAGGTTCGGTGGTAGAACTTGAAGGTTTAGCCGGCGAACCGATGGATATTTTGATTAACGGTTATTTAATAGCCCAAGGCGAAGTGGTTGTTTTAGATGACAAATACGGTATTCGAATTACCGAGATTGTGACGCCTTCAGAACGAGTACAAAAGTTAAACCGATGA